Proteins encoded in a region of the Veillonella parvula genome:
- a CDS encoding SEL1-like repeat protein, whose amino-acid sequence MNFYFTDQIQQSFNKIFHQCNKDIAWEGKAELDALVKLDEEGQKIPGIGDVYAILARVYSGPQFTWIEAGFPEDDTKAYSYLHTAIRKGSAIAILQAMRTSGALTPTIEKELPMTKDQAFQRVYEGAQKGCSYCAYAIANVFQWGDYHILPSAQKVANEGEPSSFVRFLKGLFAQADQRRFANKITAIAQQWLRKSAEAGLVIAYRNLRITYIEQDNRKMEEQVIFEGAAAGLPLMMYLAGDICKSRGEHERALEYFERGAAMNNGMCLREAAEYYAKPCESNKRIPQNIQKALRYYERAAISPNYLDFNDHAYVTMQAIILRTLNIDGQSQDWSRIAHLLQQPAIYTLDAIWPYLAYVFTFKKGNTPAIRTAIECVNKASKCFDRYGSYDYADHLWQLAAGYCYEIGAITKEPDLDQAVTFYEHARESINRLNTRNDNWLGTGEPLAIPDEASERLEAFELVDGHYQYKEGITQSSTTCNPMPPAWPQNSVDVLEIFEDSTTGWRTNKYDWPFIEREWDTQKYLSFIIYDNRQSIENVIYDVYSIVMFHNEDKNTCNIYLYGYSEDPAECDETLEPTIYEIRDFKEMSISEGLRLIKEFYDHATLPVIDESWEKQYKNTTPPREYVLTCDNDIFYLNQYELSNQMIKDALEGVANGTYDIIAVRPSNLDDPGISYFIERGKGKNLHIRLYITTEDDIGDEIVYGFERDSSNLTSINYWIQESITSNKLPDLSDWEEVKKKD is encoded by the coding sequence ATGAATTTTTATTTTACTGATCAAATACAGCAGTCTTTCAATAAAATATTCCATCAATGTAATAAAGATATCGCTTGGGAGGGTAAGGCTGAGCTTGACGCCCTTGTGAAACTTGACGAGGAAGGTCAAAAGATTCCTGGTATTGGCGATGTGTACGCTATTTTGGCACGCGTCTATTCTGGCCCTCAGTTCACCTGGATTGAAGCAGGCTTTCCTGAGGATGACACAAAGGCGTATAGTTATTTACATACAGCTATTCGCAAAGGCAGTGCCATCGCTATTTTACAAGCTATGCGTACCTCTGGTGCCCTTACACCAACGATTGAAAAAGAGTTGCCTATGACAAAGGACCAAGCCTTCCAGCGCGTCTATGAGGGCGCCCAAAAGGGTTGTTCCTACTGTGCCTATGCCATTGCCAATGTATTCCAATGGGGGGATTACCACATCTTGCCATCGGCTCAAAAGGTGGCTAATGAAGGTGAACCATCTTCCTTTGTCCGTTTCTTAAAAGGCTTGTTTGCCCAAGCAGATCAACGTAGATTCGCAAATAAAATAACTGCCATTGCTCAGCAATGGTTGCGTAAATCCGCTGAAGCAGGCCTTGTTATTGCATACCGCAACTTGCGCATTACCTATATAGAGCAAGATAATAGGAAGATGGAAGAGCAAGTCATTTTTGAAGGGGCTGCAGCAGGTTTGCCACTCATGATGTATTTAGCTGGCGATATTTGTAAGTCTCGCGGGGAGCATGAACGAGCACTCGAATATTTTGAGCGCGGTGCCGCCATGAATAATGGCATGTGTTTGCGTGAAGCTGCCGAGTACTATGCAAAACCATGTGAGTCTAACAAAAGAATCCCTCAGAATATTCAAAAGGCCCTCAGATATTACGAGCGTGCTGCTATAAGCCCAAATTATTTAGACTTTAATGACCATGCTTATGTTACCATGCAAGCCATCATTCTTCGCACATTGAATATCGATGGTCAGTCCCAAGACTGGTCTCGCATCGCTCACTTATTACAACAACCAGCGATTTACACTCTCGATGCGATTTGGCCGTATCTCGCTTATGTATTTACTTTCAAAAAAGGTAATACCCCTGCCATAAGAACCGCCATAGAGTGCGTTAATAAGGCTAGCAAATGTTTCGATAGATACGGTAGTTATGACTATGCGGACCATCTATGGCAACTAGCAGCCGGCTATTGCTACGAAATTGGTGCCATTACAAAAGAACCCGATTTAGACCAAGCCGTTACGTTCTACGAGCATGCTCGTGAAAGCATCAATCGTCTCAACACAAGAAACGATAATTGGTTAGGCACTGGTGAGCCGTTGGCAATTCCTGACGAAGCATCTGAGCGATTAGAAGCCTTTGAACTCGTTGATGGACATTATCAGTACAAAGAAGGGATAACGCAATCTTCTACAACGTGTAATCCTATGCCACCTGCATGGCCTCAAAACTCCGTAGATGTATTAGAAATTTTCGAGGACTCTACTACTGGTTGGCGTACCAATAAATACGACTGGCCGTTCATCGAACGCGAATGGGATACACAAAAATACCTCAGTTTTATCATCTACGATAATCGCCAATCCATAGAAAACGTAATTTACGATGTATACAGTATCGTTATGTTCCACAATGAAGATAAGAACACTTGTAATATCTATTTATACGGCTACAGCGAGGATCCTGCGGAATGTGATGAAACCTTGGAGCCTACGATATATGAAATAAGAGACTTTAAGGAGATGTCTATTTCTGAAGGTCTCCGTTTAATTAAAGAATTCTATGATCATGCTACATTGCCTGTGATTGATGAAAGCTGGGAGAAACAGTACAAAAATACTACGCCACCTCGAGAATATGTATTAACTTGCGACAACGATATTTTCTACCTCAATCAATATGAACTTTCCAATCAAATGATTAAGGATGCCTTAGAAGGCGTAGCCAATGGCACGTACGATATCATTGCGGTTCGCCCATCCAACCTCGACGATCCGGGTATTAGCTACTTCATCGAGCGCGGAAAAGGTAAAAACTTACACATTCGCCTCTATATCACTACAGAAGACGACATAGGAGACGAGATCGTATATGGCTTTGAACGGGATTCTAGCAACTTAACCTCTATTAACTACTGGATTCAAGAATCTATAACAAGCAATAAACTGCCGGACTTAAGCGATTGGGAAGAAGTTAAAAAGAAAGACTAA
- a CDS encoding anthranilate synthase component I family protein has translation MIFPSLDRVKAIAPGYDIVPVYMEILSDVRTPISVLKALKQVSSHTYLLESADNSNHWGRYSFLGYDPKIELFCKNHTMTIKDGTTRTFECSDPAAEIRNILSQYKSPRLEELPTFTGGFVGYFACEYIRYIEPTLDFPTPDDDSAMVNDVDLMLFDKVIAFDHYKNKIYLIANISTNDLERNYNKAELELKALADLVVNGKEADIPKGILKTEFTSEFTKDEFKAVVKKTQHYIKEGDIFQCVVSNRREAEFEGSLLNAYRVLRTLNPSPYMFYLSGGDVELTGASPETLVKLTDGKMYTFPIAGTMRRGKTEAEDLAIEEKLINDEKELAEHNMLVDLGRNDLGKIAKFGSVKVEALHMLQRFSHVIHITSTVSGDIQDGKDALDAIGATLPAGTLSGAPKIRAIEILHELEKSPRGVYGGAVGYIDFSGNMDVCIGIRMAMNKGGKVYVRAGAGIVRDSVPASEYNETLIKGQSMISAITDAQEVE, from the coding sequence ATGATTTTCCCTAGTCTTGACCGTGTGAAAGCTATCGCACCGGGCTACGATATCGTACCTGTATATATGGAAATTTTATCCGACGTACGCACACCGATTAGTGTGTTGAAAGCATTAAAACAAGTGAGCAGTCATACGTACTTGCTTGAAAGTGCGGATAATAGTAATCATTGGGGCCGTTACTCCTTCTTGGGCTATGACCCTAAGATTGAGCTCTTCTGCAAAAATCATACAATGACTATCAAAGACGGTACAACGCGTACCTTTGAATGCTCTGACCCAGCTGCAGAAATTCGCAATATTTTGAGCCAATACAAAAGCCCTCGCTTAGAAGAATTACCCACCTTTACAGGTGGCTTTGTAGGCTACTTCGCATGTGAATACATTCGCTACATCGAGCCAACATTGGATTTCCCAACGCCAGATGATGACTCTGCTATGGTAAACGATGTAGACCTTATGCTCTTCGATAAGGTAATCGCCTTTGACCATTACAAAAATAAAATCTACTTGATTGCTAACATTAGTACAAACGATTTAGAACGCAACTACAACAAGGCTGAGCTTGAACTTAAAGCACTAGCTGATCTCGTAGTAAACGGCAAAGAGGCGGACATTCCAAAAGGCATCCTTAAAACAGAGTTTACCTCTGAGTTTACAAAGGACGAGTTTAAAGCAGTTGTTAAAAAGACACAGCACTACATCAAGGAAGGGGATATCTTCCAATGTGTTGTATCTAATCGCCGTGAAGCTGAGTTTGAAGGTAGCTTGTTAAATGCATACCGCGTATTGCGTACGTTGAATCCATCTCCATATATGTTCTACTTATCTGGTGGCGATGTAGAGCTTACAGGTGCCTCTCCAGAAACATTGGTAAAATTAACGGACGGCAAAATGTATACCTTCCCAATTGCAGGTACTATGCGCCGCGGTAAAACCGAAGCAGAGGATCTCGCTATTGAAGAAAAACTCATTAATGACGAAAAAGAGTTGGCTGAACATAACATGCTTGTTGATCTTGGCCGTAACGATTTAGGTAAAATCGCTAAATTTGGTTCCGTAAAAGTAGAGGCGTTACACATGTTACAACGTTTCTCCCATGTTATTCACATTACATCTACTGTAAGCGGCGACATTCAAGATGGGAAAGATGCCCTCGATGCCATCGGTGCTACATTGCCAGCTGGCACATTGTCCGGGGCTCCTAAGATTCGTGCTATCGAAATCTTACACGAACTTGAAAAAAGCCCGCGCGGTGTATACGGCGGCGCTGTAGGTTACATCGATTTCTCCGGTAACATGGACGTATGTATCGGCATCCGTATGGCTATGAATAAAGGCGGTAAAGTCTATGTTCGCGCTGGCGCTGGTATCGTTCGCGATAGCGTTCCTGCTAGTGAATATAACGAAACCTTGATCAAAGGCCAATCCATGATTTCCGCAATTACAGATGCACAGGAGGTAGAATAA
- a CDS encoding aminodeoxychorismate/anthranilate synthase component II, with the protein MVLLIDNYDSFSFNLYQLVGSIDPDIKVIRSDELTVEEIRALKPDYVILSPGPGRPADAGVYEDLLRECKGEFPILGVCLGHQAIGEVFGGTVSYAKQVMHGKQSVAKQVYPSKILKGVPEQFEVARYHSLAIIDETMPSELIVTSITDDGEVMSVEHKDYPIYGVQFHPESIMTPNGEQMIRNFLEK; encoded by the coding sequence ATGGTACTCCTTATAGATAATTATGATAGCTTCTCCTTCAATTTATACCAATTAGTAGGCTCTATCGACCCAGACATTAAAGTCATCCGCAGCGATGAATTAACCGTTGAAGAAATCCGCGCGTTGAAACCAGACTATGTGATACTTTCACCAGGACCTGGCAGACCAGCTGATGCGGGCGTGTACGAAGACCTATTGCGCGAATGCAAAGGCGAATTCCCAATCCTCGGCGTATGCCTCGGACACCAAGCTATCGGCGAAGTATTCGGCGGCACCGTATCTTACGCAAAACAAGTTATGCACGGCAAACAAAGCGTAGCTAAACAAGTATACCCATCCAAAATCCTTAAAGGCGTACCAGAACAATTCGAAGTAGCACGCTACCACTCCTTGGCAATCATTGACGAAACCATGCCAAGCGAACTCATCGTTACATCCATTACCGACGACGGCGAAGTAATGAGCGTAGAACACAAAGACTACCCAATCTACGGCGTGCAATTCCATCCGGAATCCATCATGACACCGAACGGGGAACAAATGATTCGCAATTTCTTAGAAAAATAA
- the trpD gene encoding anthranilate phosphoribosyltransferase, whose protein sequence is MIKDALYAVTHGQDLSYDLAKDTMNKIMSGDVAEVPMAGFLCALAAKGPTVDEVTAFAEVMREKAGSVPHEGTVVEIVGTGGDEANTFNISTTSGFIISAAGIPVAKHGNRSVSSKCGAADLIEALGAKLELNGEQNEAVLNKANMCFMFAPVYHQAMKYAGPVRKALGVRTVFNILGPLANPAGATVELMGVYDKSLVEPLARVLANLGVKRGAVVHGFDGLDEITATNKTYVCEINNGSFTSYEFDPKDYGFEYADKTELEGGDATVNAEITRRVLGGEPGGKRTAVLLNAGMAIYLTKEGITLAEGIEEAKNMIDSGKALATMEQFVKATQEV, encoded by the coding sequence ATGATTAAAGACGCATTATATGCAGTAACGCACGGTCAGGATTTATCCTACGACCTTGCTAAAGATACAATGAACAAGATTATGAGCGGTGATGTAGCCGAGGTACCTATGGCAGGTTTCTTATGCGCTTTAGCGGCAAAAGGCCCTACTGTAGATGAGGTTACAGCCTTTGCTGAGGTTATGCGCGAGAAGGCTGGTTCTGTACCTCATGAAGGTACTGTTGTAGAAATCGTAGGTACTGGCGGGGACGAAGCGAATACGTTCAACATTTCAACTACATCTGGTTTTATCATTTCCGCTGCAGGTATTCCTGTAGCAAAGCATGGTAACCGCAGTGTATCTAGTAAATGTGGCGCTGCTGATTTGATTGAAGCATTGGGCGCTAAGTTAGAGCTTAATGGTGAACAAAATGAGGCAGTCCTCAACAAAGCAAATATGTGCTTCATGTTTGCTCCTGTATATCACCAAGCTATGAAATATGCTGGCCCTGTACGTAAAGCGTTAGGTGTTCGTACTGTGTTCAATATTCTCGGACCATTGGCAAATCCAGCAGGTGCTACGGTTGAGTTGATGGGCGTGTACGATAAATCTTTGGTAGAACCATTGGCTCGCGTATTGGCTAACCTCGGTGTGAAACGTGGTGCTGTGGTACACGGCTTCGATGGCCTTGATGAAATTACGGCTACCAACAAAACGTACGTATGTGAAATTAATAATGGTAGTTTCACAAGCTACGAATTCGATCCTAAGGACTATGGTTTCGAATACGCTGATAAAACTGAGCTTGAAGGTGGCGATGCAACAGTAAATGCTGAGATTACACGCCGTGTTCTCGGTGGTGAACCAGGTGGTAAACGCACAGCTGTTCTTCTAAACGCTGGTATGGCGATTTACCTTACAAAAGAGGGTATTACATTAGCAGAGGGCATTGAAGAGGCGAAAAACATGATCGACTCTGGCAAGGCTCTTGCCACCATGGAACAATTTGTGAAAGCAACACAAGAGGTATAA
- the trpCF gene encoding bifunctional indole-3-glycerol-phosphate synthase TrpC/phosphoribosylanthranilate isomerase TrpF — MILDKIIETTKIRVAQEKQVESPEAVKAAALALPSDTGFPFEAALRQQDFNFICEVKKASPSKGIIAEHFPYLDIAKEYEVAGAAAISVLTEPDFFKGDKKYLQEIASTVKIPVLRKDFIIDEYQIYQAKVWGASAILLICACLDVPTLTKFRELADSLGLSSLVEAHDEHEVQMAIDCGARIIGVNNRNLKDFTVDVQNSVRLRNLVQDDVIFVSESGLETPEDIQVLRDNNIGVALMGETFMRSPNKVEKLAYLYGPTYYTPKVKMCGISKVETIPAIVDAKPDYMGLVFAPSKRQVTVDQAKTLVEELHKQYAKTYGAVEVPMNAETAQDSKEFVQENPNLENIKTVGVFVNETLDNLVTIAKEVNLDAVQLHGDEDEAFIQALKEKTDVEVWKAVQICSPADAEAWIDSSADMLLFDAYHKDERGGTGKVFDWSCLDEFERPFMLAGGIDSTNVARAIRTVRPYGIDISSGIETKGVKDDEKIKAFTNIVRTIAMP, encoded by the coding sequence TTGATTTTAGATAAGATTATAGAGACTACCAAAATTCGGGTAGCCCAAGAAAAACAGGTGGAATCGCCTGAGGCTGTAAAAGCAGCGGCGTTGGCGTTACCATCTGATACAGGATTTCCTTTTGAAGCAGCCCTTCGTCAGCAAGACTTTAACTTCATTTGTGAAGTAAAGAAGGCATCACCGTCTAAGGGAATCATTGCAGAGCACTTTCCCTATTTAGATATCGCTAAAGAATATGAGGTTGCTGGTGCTGCGGCTATCTCTGTTTTGACAGAGCCAGACTTCTTTAAAGGTGATAAGAAATACTTACAAGAAATTGCAAGCACTGTCAAAATTCCTGTACTTCGTAAGGACTTCATCATCGATGAGTACCAAATCTACCAAGCAAAGGTATGGGGCGCTAGTGCGATTCTCTTGATTTGTGCATGTTTAGATGTGCCTACGTTAACAAAATTCCGTGAGTTAGCCGATTCTCTTGGTTTGTCCTCCTTAGTAGAGGCTCACGACGAGCACGAAGTACAAATGGCCATCGATTGTGGTGCCCGTATTATTGGCGTTAACAACCGCAATTTAAAAGACTTTACTGTAGATGTACAAAATAGTGTGCGCTTACGTAATCTCGTTCAAGACGATGTGATCTTTGTATCTGAAAGTGGTTTAGAAACACCAGAGGATATCCAAGTGTTGCGGGATAACAATATCGGCGTCGCCTTGATGGGGGAAACGTTTATGCGTTCTCCTAACAAGGTTGAAAAGTTGGCATATCTTTATGGACCCACATACTACACGCCAAAGGTTAAGATGTGTGGCATCTCTAAAGTAGAAACAATTCCGGCTATTGTAGATGCAAAGCCAGACTACATGGGCCTTGTATTCGCACCGAGCAAACGGCAAGTGACGGTAGACCAAGCTAAAACATTAGTGGAAGAACTTCATAAACAATACGCAAAAACATATGGTGCAGTTGAAGTGCCAATGAATGCTGAAACAGCACAAGATAGTAAGGAATTTGTCCAAGAAAATCCTAATTTGGAGAACATTAAAACGGTAGGTGTCTTCGTCAATGAAACATTAGATAATCTCGTTACAATCGCTAAAGAAGTCAATCTTGACGCAGTGCAATTGCACGGTGATGAAGATGAAGCTTTCATCCAAGCTCTCAAGGAGAAAACAGATGTAGAGGTTTGGAAGGCTGTTCAAATCTGCAGCCCTGCAGATGCAGAGGCGTGGATCGATAGCAGTGCCGATATGCTGTTATTTGATGCGTACCATAAGGATGAACGAGGTGGTACGGGCAAAGTGTTCGACTGGTCTTGCTTAGATGAGTTTGAACGTCCATTTATGCTTGCAGGTGGTATCGATAGCACCAATGTGGCACGTGCCATTCGCACGGTTCGCCCTTATGGTATCGATATTAGCAGTGGCATTGAAACAAAGGGTGTGAAGGATGATGAGAAGATAAAAGCTTTCACCAACATTGTGAGAACAATAGCAATGCCATAA
- the trpB gene encoding tryptophan synthase subunit beta, translated as MSEQRHGYFGSFGGQFMPETLMNAVIELEEAYNKYKDDPDFVHELEDLHKKYTGRPSLLYYADRMTKDLGGAKIYLKREDLNHTGSHKLNNVIGQMLLAKRMGKTRVIAETGAGQHGVATATIAALMGMECEVYMGAEDCERQALNVYRMELLGAKVHPVTTGTSTLKDAVSEALREWTNRMSDTHYVLGSVMGAHPFPMIVRDFQSIISREAREQILEAEGKLPTAVMACVGGGSNAMGMFYHFIPDEGVRLIGCEAAGRGIDTEEHAATIAKGSVGIFHGMKSYFCQDEDGQIAPVYSISAGLDYPGIGPEHAYLHDSGRAEYVPVTDDEAVDAFEYLSRLEGIIPAIESAHAVAHARKIAPTMSKDDIIIICLSGRGDKDVAAMAKYRGVDLHE; from the coding sequence ATGAGTGAACAAAGACATGGCTATTTTGGCTCCTTTGGTGGCCAATTTATGCCAGAAACATTGATGAATGCAGTCATCGAATTAGAAGAGGCGTACAACAAGTACAAAGATGATCCTGATTTCGTACATGAACTTGAGGATTTACATAAAAAATATACAGGTCGTCCATCCCTTTTATACTATGCAGATCGCATGACAAAGGACCTTGGGGGTGCCAAAATCTATTTAAAACGTGAGGATTTAAACCATACTGGCTCTCACAAGTTGAATAATGTAATCGGTCAAATGTTATTGGCAAAACGAATGGGTAAAACTCGCGTTATTGCTGAAACCGGCGCAGGTCAACATGGCGTGGCAACGGCTACTATCGCTGCGTTGATGGGTATGGAATGCGAAGTATACATGGGTGCAGAGGACTGTGAACGTCAAGCACTTAACGTTTACCGTATGGAATTGCTAGGTGCTAAGGTGCATCCTGTAACAACGGGGACTAGTACATTGAAAGATGCGGTTTCCGAAGCATTGCGCGAATGGACAAACCGCATGTCCGATACGCACTATGTATTGGGATCCGTCATGGGTGCACATCCATTTCCTATGATCGTACGCGATTTCCAATCCATTATCAGCCGTGAAGCGCGTGAGCAAATCCTCGAAGCAGAAGGAAAATTACCAACAGCTGTTATGGCTTGTGTAGGTGGCGGCTCTAATGCGATGGGCATGTTCTATCACTTCATTCCAGACGAAGGTGTTCGTCTCATCGGTTGTGAAGCGGCAGGTCGTGGCATCGATACAGAAGAACATGCGGCGACAATCGCAAAGGGTTCCGTTGGTATTTTCCACGGCATGAAATCGTACTTCTGCCAAGACGAAGATGGACAAATCGCTCCAGTATACTCTATCTCTGCAGGCCTCGATTACCCTGGTATCGGCCCTGAACATGCGTACTTGCATGATAGCGGTCGTGCTGAATACGTGCCTGTTACAGATGACGAAGCAGTCGATGCCTTTGAATATTTATCTCGTTTGGAAGGTATTATTCCAGCCATTGAAAGTGCTCATGCGGTGGCACATGCACGTAAAATTGCTCCTACTATGAGCAAGGACGACATTATTATTATTTGTTTATCCGGTCGTGGCGACAAAGACGTGGCGGCTATGGCGAAATACAGAGGGGTGGATCTTCATGAGTAA
- the trpA gene encoding tryptophan synthase subunit alpha: MSKIKDAFIKGKAFIPFISAGDHGIENTERYIRIMVKAGADMVEIGIPFSDPTAEGPVIQEASTRALSTGVKINDIFDMVRRLRTGDDAVTIPLVFMTYLNPIYVFGREKFFTLCEEVGISGVIVPDMPFEEKGELASVAHKHDVEVVSLIAPTSENRIEMIAKDAEGFVYCVSSLGVTGMRSEIKTDIKSIVETIRKYTDIPVAVGFGISKPEQAEAMARVSDGAIVGSAIVKIVAEHGEHADQALFDYVQSMKQAVLKAGA, translated from the coding sequence ATGAGTAAAATTAAAGACGCTTTCATAAAGGGCAAGGCATTCATCCCATTCATTAGTGCTGGTGACCACGGTATTGAGAATACAGAACGTTATATTCGTATTATGGTGAAAGCCGGTGCGGACATGGTAGAAATTGGTATTCCTTTCTCTGACCCAACAGCGGAAGGCCCAGTTATTCAAGAAGCAAGCACGCGTGCGCTTTCTACAGGTGTAAAAATCAATGATATCTTTGATATGGTGCGTCGTTTACGTACTGGTGATGATGCGGTGACTATACCGCTCGTATTCATGACTTATTTGAATCCTATTTACGTATTCGGTCGTGAAAAATTCTTTACCCTCTGTGAAGAGGTGGGAATCTCTGGTGTTATCGTGCCAGATATGCCATTTGAAGAAAAAGGCGAGCTCGCTAGTGTGGCTCATAAGCATGATGTTGAAGTGGTATCCTTAATTGCGCCAACATCTGAAAACCGCATCGAAATGATCGCCAAAGACGCTGAAGGCTTTGTGTACTGTGTATCTTCCCTTGGCGTTACAGGCATGCGCAGTGAAATTAAGACGGATATTAAATCCATCGTTGAAACGATTCGCAAATATACAGATATCCCTGTCGCTGTTGGTTTCGGTATTTCCAAGCCAGAACAAGCAGAAGCTATGGCGCGCGTATCCGATGGAGCCATCGTAGGCTCTGCTATCGTTAAAATCGTGGCAGAACACGGTGAACATGCGGATCAAGCGTTGTTTGATTACGTACAATCCATGAAACAAGCTGTTCTAAAGGCTGGCGCATAA
- a CDS encoding DUF805 domain-containing protein, giving the protein MKQRVYEILYRELVENYANSKGRTNTADFWLTISAISFVYGLIICITGLATYIPYGFLYAVSIGGGVLVVLSILLCLPKIMLMARRLRDSNNDPMLMILLLVPFLGWLALLYLFCKRTSPISNELEEKRSVSGLFIVAILVLGCLATSAGSTMINHNFMVEETAYGNLEPSSLTKQANRLLQSEAATTEGRTVVSNYYEALNKKDYRGAYRYLSARAMERYGTFALWEQAMTKDEVPKVKTIQLDYVSQDQDDDIVVNYMGFTVTFEDNLEPLLVRLHNEGKGWGIVAIEAAEED; this is encoded by the coding sequence ATGAAACAGAGAGTATACGAAATCCTTTATCGTGAGCTAGTGGAAAACTATGCAAACAGTAAAGGACGTACAAATACAGCCGATTTTTGGCTCACCATAAGTGCTATATCCTTTGTATATGGCTTAATTATATGTATTACAGGTCTTGCAACCTACATACCGTACGGATTTCTTTATGCTGTCTCTATCGGTGGCGGCGTATTAGTTGTATTGTCCATCCTGTTATGCTTGCCGAAGATTATGCTAATGGCAAGACGGCTACGAGACTCTAATAATGATCCAATGTTGATGATTTTACTATTGGTTCCTTTTTTAGGCTGGCTTGCATTATTGTATCTATTCTGTAAGCGCACATCACCTATATCTAATGAATTAGAGGAAAAACGTTCCGTATCGGGCCTCTTTATTGTGGCCATATTAGTATTAGGATGCCTAGCCACTAGTGCAGGTAGTACAATGATTAATCATAATTTTATGGTAGAAGAGACTGCTTATGGCAATTTGGAACCTAGTTCGTTAACGAAACAAGCAAATCGTCTTTTACAAAGTGAAGCGGCTACAACAGAGGGGCGTACTGTGGTAAGTAATTATTATGAAGCCCTCAATAAAAAGGATTATCGTGGTGCATATCGTTATTTGAGCGCTCGTGCTATGGAACGATATGGTACCTTTGCACTATGGGAACAAGCCATGACTAAGGACGAGGTTCCTAAGGTGAAAACGATACAGCTTGACTATGTTTCTCAAGACCAAGATGATGATATTGTTGTAAACTATATGGGCTTTACCGTTACCTTTGAAGATAATCTAGAGCCTCTATTAGTTCGTTTGCATAATGAAGGCAAAGGCTGGGGCATTGTTGCTATTGAAGCCGCGGAGGAGGATTAG
- a CDS encoding DUF805 domain-containing protein, translated as MSTINIYDLNYTDAFKLGIRNYANFNGRVSRSEYWRFVAGVTLIQGLLGILALLCSTLGFPNYETLIDNIAVGVSLFFIVPNIAITTRRMHDIGRSGWTQLISFIPVIGFFIFLIYELRRGDERENSYGERTGYTPITPEISKATGLEETPSRRQDWAMGIAIFIIQSIIIADIIREILWYGINGNGYM; from the coding sequence ATGTCAACCATAAATATATATGATTTGAACTATACTGATGCCTTCAAATTAGGCATTAGAAATTATGCTAATTTTAACGGTCGTGTTAGCCGTAGTGAATATTGGCGATTCGTGGCAGGCGTTACCTTGATACAAGGATTACTTGGAATTTTAGCTTTACTTTGTAGTACCTTGGGCTTCCCTAATTATGAAACACTTATTGATAATATTGCTGTAGGGGTATCTCTTTTCTTTATAGTTCCCAATATAGCTATCACAACACGGCGTATGCATGATATTGGCCGGAGTGGTTGGACGCAGCTAATCTCATTTATTCCTGTTATAGGCTTCTTTATATTCCTCATTTACGAATTGCGTCGTGGCGATGAAAGAGAGAATTCATATGGTGAAAGAACCGGGTACACGCCTATTACTCCTGAGATCAGCAAGGCTACAGGACTAGAAGAAACTCCATCCCGTCGTCAAGATTGGGCGATGGGGATTGCCATCTTTATTATCCAATCTATTATTATTGCCGATATCATTAGAGAGATATTATGGTATGGTATTAATGGGAATGGATACATGTAA